DNA sequence from the Paenibacillus physcomitrellae genome:
GGAAAACCTCGGCTTCGACATCGCCTTCGGCTTGTCCCAGTGGCTCCCTAAAGGCGGGTTCGGCGGAGAGACCCATTACCGGGAGAACTTCCTGGACCCTTTCATTTCTGCGGTTGCGCTTGCATCGGTAACGAAACGAATTCTGCTCATGGGTACAATTCATGTTCTCTACGGGCCTTGGCATCCGATGCATCTGGCCAAATTTCTGGCGACGGCCGATCATATCTCGAATGGCAGATTCGGCGCGAATATTGTAACGGGTTATGCGGAGAATGAACCGTCCATGTTCGGGATGACCCGGGCCGAGCACGACCGTCGTTACGCTCAATCGGCCGAGTTCACGCAAATTTGCAACGCTTTATGGGCAGGTGAAGACAACCTGACTTACAACGGGGGCTTCTATTCCCTGGAAAATGCCTACGTCTCGCCGCGTCCCCGCTACGGCCGCCCCGTGCTGGCCACGGCTTCGGGATCGCCGGCCGGGTTTGATTACGCGTCCCGTTATTCCGACATCGTGTTCGTCTCCAGCCCCGCCGGAGAGAAGCTTGCGGATGCATTGCCGAAGCTGCCCGCCCACGTGGCGAAGGTCAAGGACGCGGCGGCGGCCCGCGGCCGCCAGGTACGCGTCATCATAAACCCGACGATTATCGTGCGTCCGACTCGTGAAGAAGCTTTTGCTTATTACCAGTCGATTATGGATCACGCCGATCTGGGAGCGATTCGTAATTTTACGGATCGTCACTCAGCCGGAGACAGCCAGTCCTGGCTCGAACATTCCGCCAGAGGCCGCGCCGTCGGCGGACATCTGCATATCATCGGTTCGCCGGAGGAGGTCGCGGAGCAGCTTCAGCAGCTCCACGCTGCAGGCATCGACGGCATCCAGATCACCTTTTACGATTACGAGCCTGAGCTGGCTTATTTCGGCGAAGCCGTCATTCCTTTACTCGAACAGGCCGGACTGCGGCTGCCTGTGTCACCGATGGTGTAACCGACTATTTTAATGAGATAGATGCCATAACGAGTGTGCATGGAATCTAACAGACATCCTAAATAGATATCTTAAAACAGACGTCTAAAAATGAAGGCCTTAGTCTTGAATGCCAAGACTGAGGTCTTTTTATTTTTCATATGGAGTTTGAATGACCCGGATAGGAAGGAGCTGCTCGCTTTACGTTATCTTATTTGGTAAAATTTTGATAATTAAACAAGCTTTATCACTCTACAAAACACTGGGTGATCTGCCCATTCGATAAATGGAGGTACAGGATGATAAAACCGATGATCTCTGCACGGCAGACAGCGGCAGGAATGATTCTGCTTACAGGCCTGCTTACAGCGTGCAGCCATCCATTAGACACAAGAACAGCTGCCGTTCAGGCAAGCTTGTCTGAATCCAATCAGCCAGATGCCGGGCAAAACCCGCAAAAGCAAACAGAGCCGATTTCGCGGCCCGCCTCTGCTTTAAGTTCTTCCGTTTTAAGTCCTTCCCCTTCAAGTTCGTCCGCTTCGACTTTCGATTCGCCTCCGGATTCGGCGAGCGCTGCATCCACAGCTTCTTTTAAGGAAGGGATCTTCGTCGACGTTCAGGCTTTGGATAACCCTTTGGTCAACCAGGATATAAAGGGGCTGCTGAATAAACTGATGAAGGCCGTGGTCGATAGAGACAAGGAAGCTTTTGCTAAGCTGTTCCCTGACAGTCAAACTGCGACATATTTTGATTATCAGTTTGAGGGTTCCCCCAAATTCCGATTCGAACAAGCGGGTGACGGTGTGATTGAACAAGATGCCGAAGGAAGAGTCAGTATCCCGGTGGAGGGCAAGGTCATTCGTGAAGGGCAAATTTATGATTTCTTCTGGCTGGTTTATTTTAACAGGATCGATCCGGACGGGTGGAAGCTGATCGCCCTCGATTGAGGATACAGATCAGGTACGCCTTGATTTCTGATGCTCCTGCTGTTATCGATGTCCCGCTCAAGCTGATCGCTCGCCCGGCTCATGATCCCAAGGAAGGGCTGCCCCAGCCCCCTTATCTGCCCTGCCTATAAGAGGAAAGCGGAAGGTAAAGACCGCTCCCCCTTCCTGACGATTAGCAGCTTCGATAAATCCGCCGCAGCGTTCGACAATCGCCCGTGAAATGGCAAGCCCCAGCCCGTTCTCCCCATTCTTCCCCTTAACGAATCTGTGAAATAAATGCGGAAGCAGCTCCTCTGGAATCCCTTGCCCATCATCAGTAATGGAAACAACCAGGCTGTCTTCCCCGCGCTCCACATCGATGGCAATCCGGTCGTTCGCATAACGGGCGGCATTGAGGGTCACGTTCAGAAAAGCTTGAAGCAGTTTATCCCGGTCAGCCCATACCCTAAGCTGCTCGGCCTCCCTTTTACTGTATGTCACCTTCAGCTTCAAGCCTTTCGAAACCAGAAGCGGATTGACGCGTTCAACGGTCTCGTCCAGCAGTTCCTTTACAGTGAGCGGAGCAGGGTGAAAAATATCCTCTTCGCTATCCAGCTTTGCAAGCAGCGTCATCTCAGAAACGATGCGGGTCAAGCGGCCGCTTTCACTGAGAATGATGTCGAGCCCCCTGCGCATATCCTCCCCTTCAAACACGCCGTCGCGAATGCCTTCCGTATACCCTGAAATGGACATCAGAGGAGTCTTCAGCTCATGGGAGGCATTCTGAAAAAAATGCTTCTGCACGCGGATATACCGATCCAATTCGCCGGCCAGCTCATAGACCACTTGTGCCACGGCACCGATTTCGCCCCCGGCTTTTACTTTACGCACGTCCGCAAACCGGCGTTCTTTCACCTTCTTCAGCTCTTCACGCAGCTTCATCAGAGGCTGGATCAGCCTGCGGGTAATCAGCAAGCTGAGCAGCAGAACAAGCCCCACGCCCACACCAAGCACAATGAGCAGCCGGCTGAACAACGTTCTCTCAAGAGCATTTATTTTGCTCACCGGGGTAACCAGCGTCAATGTCCCCTGAGGGATTGCACTTACATCTACAAGATAGCTGCTGTCTTTACCCGTTTGCAGCGCCTGCAGCTTCTCGCTGCTGATCGTCAGCGGCTCTGTTTGATAGACCGGACCAGGCAGGGTCTCCCCAGCTTGGCCGGATTGGCCGTGTGGGTTGATTTGGCCGGACTGGCTGGGTTGGCTGGGTTGGTTCGATTGGTTCGATTGGTTGGATTGGTTGGAGTGACTGGATTGGGTAAGCGGAACAGGAGCTGGGAGTGTCCCCGACACAACATTACCAGCAGCATCGGTAATGATGGCCTGAACCCCGGCTGCCAGCGGCACAGCAGTTCCCTGCAGAGCCGACTCGGGAAGAAAAGAGCCGGAAGGGGTCCCAGGCTTCGTAACAGGAGTCAGACTCGCCTGGTTCTGAAGTGTCCCGGCAACACTGGCGCTTAGCGTTCTCATGTCCTGCTTCTGCGCGTCGATCAAGTGATCCAGCAATACAAAATGAATAATAACCGCCGTTGCTCCCAGCACAACGACAAGCAGCAGACCAAATGCCAGGTTAATCTGATGAACCAGCTTCAACGTTTGTCCCCTTCCTCCGCACGCAAGCGGTAGCCATGTCCCCATACTGCCTCAATGGGCAGATGTTCGATTTTTTTGCGCAGCCGTTTAATAAGATGATCGACAGCCCGGTCGCTGCCGAAATAATCATCGCCCCAGACAAGCACAAGCAGCTCTTCCCGGGTGAAAGCCCGGTTCGGATGCTGGGCGAACACCTGCAGCAACGCGAACTCCTTCAAAGTCAAATCCGCCTCCTTCTTGTCCCAAAAAGCACGGCGCTCTTCGGGAAACAGCTGCAGCGGACCGATCTGAAGAATGACTGGGGAAGAAGCAAGATGCGAACCCGAAGCAGGTTCGGCCTGGCGCTGTTTATAGGAGCGCTGCAGCTGTCTTTTTACCCGGGCCACCAGTTCTCTGGGACTGAACGGTTTGACGAGATAATCGTCGCTGCCTAATTCAAGCCCCATAATCTTGTCCACTTCACGGTCCTTGGCCGAGATAATAATGATAGGCACATCCGCTTGTTCGCGGATACGCCGGCACAGCTCATACCCGTCCATCTCAGGCAGCATGATGTCCAGCACCCACAAATGAGGTGGGTCTGTACGCCAAAGCTCCCACGCTTCCTCGGCGGAGGACAGCCCGATCGTCCGGAAACTTTCTTTGATTAAATAAGCTTCGACAAGGTTGCGTATATGCTGATCGTCGTCAACGACGGCGATGAAATAGTCGTCCATAGAATTTGACTCTCCTCTCTACAGCTTCATTATATCAACAGCGTTCCAAATCTGCGGTTTGTGCCATTGTTTTTCCACAATTTCACCAATCTCCCGCCATAGCTGGGCTGTATCTTTAAACGTGCAAGGCCAATCCCGCTATAAGGAGCGTTCAAACATGAACAACAAGCAGAAATTCGTATTCAGAAAAATCGCTTTATCCGCCTTGATAGTGTCTGCCCTCGGCAGTGCCGCCGCACTTGCCAACGCAGCCACGCCGACTGCTGACGTAAAGCCGGTTAAGGCCGTTACCGCGCCCGGACCCTTATCGGTGAAGCTGCAGGATCCTCTGGTTGTCGCTAAACAATATGCACCGGAAACCGCTGCTGCCTGGGAAAAGCTCTTGAATGAATACAACACGCTGATTACCGATAACACGGCAAGCCTGGTCGAACGACCGTTCGCGACCCCAAGCGCTGCTTCCCAACCCGAAGCTGCACCTGCAGCGCCAGCCGCAGTGCCAGTGGCAGATCAAAACCTGACCCTCGTTCCCGTTCAAGGAGACTTCGACTTCAGCAGCATCGAGGTACAGGCCGGCACTGCGACTCCTGTTGAAGGCGTTAAAATTGACGCCTCGAAGCTTTCGGGCGTAACCCAACCCGCACCAGTGGCGGCACCAGCGGCAGCGGCAGATCAAACTCCTGTGCCTGTACCTGCGCCTACACCCGCACCAGCGCCTGCCCAAGGCGTAGCCGTCCTTAACGCTGGGGCTGTCGGATTAGAAAAAGCCGCGCCGGCAGAAGACTCCCTGCTGCAAAGACAAATCGACTTGGCGCAAGCTGTGGCATCTAAAGATGCTAATTCGATCAAAACAGCCTTGTCCAAGCTGTTTTCCACGTATGAAACTCAAATCAAACACATGCATGAATCGAAATAATCGGTTTAACCAAGTTAACCAGGTTAACCTGATTCGCTAGAATGACCAGAATAACTAGGGAACTTACAGGAGATGTCAAAAGGTTGGGTTTATCCATCCGACAATAATAAAAGGGCCTCATCCTCCACGATTTCGTGGGGATGAGGCCCTTTGGGGCTAGGCAAGAGTAGGAGTAAACTTAGGAGCAGATTTAGTAGTAGTTTTAGCATTAAGTTTAGGATTTAGCTCAACATGCTCTTAAGGCACTTTGCACTCTGCCTTAATGCATCGCCGAATATTCGCCCTGCTCCTGTTCCGGCTCCAGCTTGTCACGGCCCATGAAGAAGGCCGTAACCAGCGCCAGCGCCGCCGGGACGACCGCCCAGGCGAAGGTGTGAACAATCGAGGAGGACAAAGCGCTTGTGATGCTCTCCAGCAGCTGATGCGGAATCTGGCTGCGTGTCTCCGGCGACAGCAGGGTGTGCGGATCGCTCAGATCCAATCCCGGCGGCAAACCGCCGCCGGCCGCTGCGTTCCCTGCGGCCCCGGCGCTGCCCGCCGCGTCAGCCGAGGAACCGGCTAACGCCTCCATTTTTCGGCTGAACAAATGGCTCTGAATAATTCCGAACACCGTGATGCCAAGCGTCATCCCAAGGGAACGCAGGAAATTGAGCGTCGAGCTCGCCGTCCCCCGATCTCTGGGCGAAACGGAGAACATCGCCGCGTTGCTGAGCACCGAGAAAGAGGCGCCGATGCCAAGTCCCACCAGAATCATGAAGGCACGAACCGTCCACAAGCCGGTATCCTCGCCGAGTGTTGTCAGCAGGGCCAGCCCGACAACGAGCAAAGCCAAGGTCGGCAGCATAATTGTCCGGTATTTCAGCTTGTTCATCAGGAAACCGCCGGTGGAAGCTGTCAACACGGAGCCCACCATCATCGGCAGCAGGACAAGCCCGGAGTTGGTCGCCTTGCCGCCCAGCACGCCCTGAATGAAGATCGGAATGTACAAGGACGCGGTCACAAACGCCGCACCGCTGAAGATAGCGATGACGTTGCTGGACCAGTAGATTTGTTTGCGGAACATCCGGAACGAAATGATCGGCTCCTTGGCTCTGAGCTCAGCCAGCAGAAACGCGGCGGTCAGCACCACGAACCCGCCCAGCAGGAGCATGATCTGCCAGGAATCCCAGGCAAACGTTTTGCCGCCGAGTTCAAGGCCGAACATCAGGCAGACGACTCCGCCGATCAGAGTAACGGCCCCTGTCCAGTCGATCTGCTGACGCTGATGCTGACGCGATTCTTTATAGAAGAAAGCGATAAACACAAATGCGATCAATCCAAGCGGCAAATTAATGTAGAAAACCCATTCCCAAGCCGCATATTCCGTCAGATAAGCGCCGAGCAGCGGTCCAAAAATACTCGAAAGCCCAAACACCGCACCGAACAAACCGCCCAGCTTGCCTCTTGACTCAGCCGGCACGGCGTCAAACATGATGGTGAACGCGATTGGCACCAGCGCGCCGCCCCCAATGCCCTGAATCGCCCGGTAAATGCTGAGCTGGACAATCGAAGTTGCCGTCCCGCACAAAGCCGAGCCCAGCATAAATACAATAATGCCAAATACAAAAAATCTCTTTCGGCCATACATGTCGGACAGCTTGCCGAAGATCGGCATGCCCGCCATTTCAGCCACCATGTAAGCCGAGGTTACCCAGACGAACTTATCCAGGCCGCCCAGCTTGCCGACGATATCGCCGATGGCCGTGGCCACAATGGTATTGTCCATCGAGGCCATCAAAATGCCGAGCAGCAGGCCCGCTAGGACAAGGCCCATGTTATTTTTTTTACTTGCTGACACCAGGTCACTCTCCGTTTCTTCTCTTTAATCATTTCTCAACTATTATAGCTGCGAAAATGCGAACATATAATCGGTCTCAGGACCGATCTCGAGCTGATCTTGGCTGATTCCTACACCCGGTTTTGCGAATGCACCTCTGCCCGGCTGTCGACCTCCAGCGAATCCCTGTACTCAACGCTGCCTATCCGGCAGCCCGGGCCGATTTCAACACGAATACCTCGTACGTGCTCCGCCTCCGTATTCTCCAAATAAATATGATCCCCTTCAATCAAAGCGGCCTGAAGCGAACCCATCCCCAGTTGCAGCAAATCACCGAACGGAATATTCGTTTTCGCTTTGACCGAAATGTGCGCGCCGCCGATCTCCCGGACCCGGCTAACGCCATGGAGTTTAATGTCGATCTCTTCCGCGCTGAGTACCCCTCCGGCGTTGATTTGACCGCGCAGCTTGAACTCTTCCGCCTCGCAGCTTCCGGGTACGGTAAGTTCTCCTGTGATTTTGACGGTTTCGGCGCGAATGCCTGGGGCCGCCTCTGCAGTCCCGTGTCCGAAGATGTCCGCTTCGGCGGAACCATGCTGCGGAGCGTCCTTCTTTTTCAGCTGGAGCGTCCCTGTCACTTTGATCTCCTCGGCGAGAAGTCCTCCATCCACCGTGGCTTCGCCCGTAATTTTGAACTGCTCGCATTCCATGCTTCCGAAAAAGTCCGCTTCGCCCACCACCTTAACCTTGCCGTATTGGCCGCCCGACGAACTGCCCTCACCAATGATATTTATATTGGATCTTTCCATCATTTAGCCCCTCCTTTCCGCTCTTTATACCTGCAGGCTTTGGCCGATGAGCGCATCGCCGTCCGTCTGCAGCGTTTCTTTGTATTCCACCCGTTTGATTTTGCAGCCCCGCCCGATATAGACCCGTGTTCCCCGTACCATTTCAGCTTCCGTATCCTCCAGAAAAATATCGTCGCCCTCGATAACCTCCGACTTCAAACGGGGCCCGCCCATGAGACTGAAATTTTTCCAAAAACCTCTTTCGATCCGCCGGACATCGATCCGCTCGCAGCCGATCTCTCTCACCGTCGACAAGGAATGAAGCCGAATATCCACCGTTTCCGCGTTCAGCAGACCATCCAGCTTGATATTGCCTTCCGTCTCAAAAGCTTCGCACTGTACATCACCCTTCACAGTGACCTCTCCGCCGATGTTGATTTTGTCGCCCTGCAGCCGGCCTTCGATTTTGCTTTTCCCGTTCACGTCCAGACCGGTGCAGCTGACTCCTCCCTTAAGGGTAAACATTCCGTCGATTCGGATCTCCGCCGCTTCAACCGGTCCGTCGATCGTTCCCATGCCGTTGACCGTAATTTCTTCGGACTTCACACTGCCTTTCATGCCAAGTGTTCCGTTGATTCTAAGGCTGATGCAGTCCAAATCCCCGTTCACTTTCGCCATGCCGTCAATCCGCACATCGCGGTATACGCCGCCAGCCGTTGTGCTTATGCCCGATATGTTCAAATCGTTGCGAATGGGCTGTGATTCCTGATTATTCATGGATTCTGCCTCCCGTATCTCCAATTAATAGCTTCAGTTCCTCGGTAAAATGCTCAAGCGGCTTCTTGATGACCATCTTGGCTTCGCTGTCTGCAAAATAATCTGTACCGCCTGCAATCAGAAGGAACACTGGAACGCCCATCTTGCGGATCAGGACAAGCTCGCAGGGTTTGCCTGCAAACCGGCTGTAATGCGAACCCATGACCTCCAGCAGCATTCGGCCTTCCTCCCGGGTGATTTCACCGCCGCGCAGGAGTTTATCCAGCACATAAAGTTGCAGCGTCTGATCCAGATTGTAAAAGGGCGGCTCGCCATGGACCTCTTGATACAACAGCAGCGAACCATCCGAAACAATGTTTCGTTCGACAAGCTGCGCCCGATCCAGCTGCACTTCACCAAGTGCCGGAGAAAAAACATCCGCCAGCTCATCCAGCGATAACCCGTCTTTCATATTCAAAATCTTGTCGATTCTCGGCAATATCTGCTGTCTCGGGAAATACGTCTCCTGACCGGTAAAAGAAGATTTACGGATAAACCATTCCTCTGGAATCAGGTTTTTCCGCTTCCAACGGTACAGTTGGCCGTAAGATATCCCCGTCAGATCCAGCAGCTCTTTCTTCGAAATCAAATCTTCACTCATGGGTCGTGCCTCCTTGCTAATCTGAAAGTATCGTAACATAACATTGTTACGTTGTAAAGAATAGGGCGAAACAAACCTTCACTGTTCTTTTCTGTAAAGGCATTTAGTTTATTTTATGGCAGCAAAAAAGCCGCCTCCTAAAAGAAGCGACTGCCTTGGTATCCATCACCCTGTATACGTATAGAATGATTTATTTATAGCTGCTGCGGTTTTAACGCCCGAATTGCCTCTTCCGTCATCCCGGTCGCTTCGGCTATCATCTCAATGGCCGCACCCATTTCTAACAGTTTGAGTGCTGTTTCTGCTTTTCCTTCTGCTTTCCCTTCTACTTTTCCTTCTTCTCTTCCCACCTTCATGGCACTCTCAATCCTCGACTTCTCATCACTAAGCGCCTTCATCCGGGCATCGTAGGCCATGCGGGCTGCAGTATCCTGGCTTAGAAACTCCAGCGTATTCATTGCTTTTTTAAGCATCGGTTCTTTCACAGTCAGCACCTCCCAGTTCGATTTGTCTGCGCCTTTTAAGAACATTAACCAGTTGATCAGTCCGCCTTCGTTCAGCGTAACCTTTTGCGGATCCAGCTTCGTAAGCTCAATCACATGAATCTCTATATCATCCAGCAAAGCGATCCCGGTATGATCCTCCCGCAAGTGAAACACACTGTGGTAGCGGTCATTAGGAAGACTGGAATAGTTCAATATATTGATGGTGACGCATTTCTGCAGCGTATTGTAGTTGCCGCCTTTGGGGATTTGATGATAATACATCTCCGACCAATAAAACAAGGTGCGCTTCTCCATATGGTACGGATTAAACAGCTGCATTTCGATATTAGCCAGCTCACCCTTGGACGTGCATCGAGGATCAAGAAAATCGTACACCGAGAGAGCCCTCTTTTTTTATATATTATATTACGTTAGATAGATTCTATAAAAAGGAAAACCTATAACCGTTCAATAAAAAAAACACCAAGCAAACTACCGTTCACTCAGTGTTTCTAAAGTTTTATCAAAATCTACAAACTCACCTTCGCCTCAAACCCCCGCACCCAGCCTGCGGTTTCGGTTAGCTTGCTTTCGGCCCGGGCAATGGCGGCTTCCACCTGCGCGGTGGCCGTGCCCCCGTAAACGTCACGCGCGTTCACAACCGTCTCAGGCTGAAGCACCTCGTAGATGCGGTCGTCAAACAGGTCGGAGAACTGCTTGAACTCGTCCAGGGTAAGGTCCAGCAGGAACTTGCCGTTCTGGATGCAGTACAGCACCGTTTTGCCGATGACTTCATGCGCCTGGCGGAAAGGCAGGCCTTTGCCGACCAGGAAATCCGCTATATCCGTGGCGTTGGAAAAATCCTGGTTCACCGCCTCGCGCATCCGCCCGGTGTTCACCTTCATCGTGGCGATCATCGGCGCGAACAGCTGCAGCGCACCCTGCAGGGTAGCCACGGTGTCGAACATGCCTTCCTTGTCCTCCTGCATGTCTTTGTTATACGCCAGAGGAAGGGATTTCAGCACGGTCAGCAGGCCAAACAGGTTGCCGTAGACACGGCCCGTTTTGCCGCGGACAAGCTCGGCGACATCCGGATTTTTCTTTTGCGGCATGATACTGCTGCCGGTGCAGAAGGCATCGTCCAGCTCGACGAACCGAAACTCGGTGCTGCTCCACAGCACCAGCTCTTCGCTGAGCCGGGACAGGTGCATCATGATGGCGGATGCATTCGACAGGAATTCCAGAATGAAGTCCCGGTCGCTGACCGCGTCAAGGCTGTTCTCATAGACGGCATCAAAATGAAGCTGCTCCGCCACAAAATGCCGGTCGATCGGGAACGTCGTACCTGCAAGCGCTCCGGCGCCCAGCGGCAGCACGTTAATCCGTTTGTAGCTGTCCTGCAGGCGTTCGATATCGCGGCCGAACATAGCGACGTAAGCCATGAGATGATGGGCGAACAGGATCGGCTGTGCCCGCTGCAGATGCGTATACCCCGGAACGATCGTATCCGTGTTAGCCTTGGCCTGGCCGATCAGCGCTTCCTGGAGGTTCTTCAGCAGTTCTACGAATTCCACAACCCGCTTGCGCAGGTACAGGTGCATGTCCGTCGCCACCTGGTCGTTGCGGCTGCGTCCGGTATGCAGCTTGCCGCCGACCGGACCGATCTGCTCGATCAGATTTTTTTCGATGTTCATATGGATATCTTCGTCGGATACCGAATATTCGATTTCGCCGCTGCGGATCTTCTCCAGCACGTTCAGCAAGCCTTTTTTGATCGTCTCCACGTCTTCCTGCGGCACGATCCCGCATTTGCCGAGCATGGTGACATGCGCCAGACTGCCCTGCACGTCCTCTTCCGCAAGCTTCTGATCGAATCCGATCGAAGCGGTGTATTCTTCTACCAGCTTGTTGGTCTGCTTCGTAAAGCGACCGCCCCACAGCTTGCTCAAATGGTTCACTCCTTGGGTGGCTTTATAGGGCACATGGGGATCTATACGTTACGCCTTATTTAAGCTTTTAAAGATAAAACTTGTGAGTTACGCCCTCTGATAAACGCTGCGTTGCCGAATGTTCCTCCGACCGCTGTTCCTCCCAGATTTTCTTATATCAGATTTAAGGATAAAATCCGGGAGCAAAGGCGGACGCTTCGCTTCTTCGGAATCATTCGTCCCCTCCGCTAAGCTACTCCATGCTACAAGTTTTCTTCTAAAATAGCTGAACTAATGCACTATCTCGTATATTAAATTCCCTGAGTCCTATAAAGCTATTTTTCTTATATAAAAAATACTACTTATTCTGCTGGTTAACACCCGCACTCACTTTAAGGCGCAAGGCATTCAAGCGGATGAAGCCTGCGGCGTCGGCCTGATCGTAAGACTGAGTAGGGTCGGCCTCCATCGTAGCGATGTCCGGGTTGTACAGGCTGACCGGACTTTTAACGCCGGCGCCAATAACGTTGCCTTTGTACAGCTTGAGACGTACGGTGCCGGATACATTTTTCTGGCTTTCCGTCACCAGAGCTTGAAGAGCCAGCCGTTCCGGCGCAAACCAGAAACCGTTGTACACGAGGTTGCTGTAGCGGGTAATGAGGCTGTCGCGCAGGCTCATGACTTCGCGGTCCATCGTGATGGACTCCATTTTGCGGTGAGCGGTGAACAGGATCGTACCGCCCGGGGTTTCATACACGCCGCGGCTTTTCATGCCGACGAAGCGGTTCTCCACCATGTCTACACGGCCGATACCGTGTTTGCCGCCAAGCTCATTCAGCTTCTCCATCATGCGGAGCGGCTCGAGCTGCTCGCCGTTTAAGGCGATGGCGTTGCCTTGCGCAAACTCGATTTCGATATATTCCGGCTCATTCGGCGCATCCTCCGGGTCTACGCTCAGCAGGAACATATCTTTGTTCTCCGGCGCGCTGGCGTCGAACCAAGGATCCTCAAGCACGCCGCTTTCGTAGCTGATATGCAGCAGGTTGCGGTCCGTGGAATAAGGTTTCGCCGCAGAGGCGGTAACCGGAATGCCATGCGATTCCGCGTAGGCGATCATTTCGGCGCGTCCCGGGAACGTATCCCGGAACTCCTGCAGGCGCCAAGGGGCGATCACTTTGATTTCCGGTGCAATCGCCGCCGCGTTCAGTTCAAAACGCACCTGGTCGTTGCCTTTTCCCGTTGCTCCGTGAGCAATAGCGGTTGCACCCTCAGCGCGTGCGATCTCGACCATCCGTTTCGCGATCAGCGGACGGGCGATGCTGGTGCCCAGCAGATATTGCCCTTCATACAAAGCACCCGCCTGGAACATCGGGTAGATGAAGTCTTTGGCAAATTCTTCGCGCAGGTCATCGATATACACTTTGGAGGCGCCGGTCGCCAGCGCTTTCGCTTCCAGGCCGTCCAGCTCTTCTTTCTGGCCAATATCGGCCGTAAAAGCGATAATCTCAGCGTCATAAGTCTCTTTGAGCCATTTCAAAATAATGGAGGTGTCCAATCCGCCCGAGTAGGCGAGGACGATTTTTTCTTTTGCCATAAGAGTTCCGGTTCCCCTTCCAATTGTTGTTCTTCTATCCTATCAAAGCCGCCATCAGCGCTTTCTGCGCGTGGAGGCGATTCTCCGCCTGGTCAAAAATAATCGAATGTTTGCCGTCGATCACACCTTCGCTCACCTCTTCGCCGCGGTGGGCCGGAAGGCAGTGCATGAACAGATAATCCGGCTTTGCCAGTGCGGCCAGCTCTTCATTCACC
Encoded proteins:
- a CDS encoding YhbD family protein, whose protein sequence is MSEDLISKKELLDLTGISYGQLYRWKRKNLIPEEWFIRKSSFTGQETYFPRQQILPRIDKILNMKDGLSLDELADVFSPALGEVQLDRAQLVERNIVSDGSLLLYQEVHGEPPFYNLDQTLQLYVLDKLLRGGEITREEGRMLLEVMGSHYSRFAGKPCELVLIRKMGVPVFLLIAGGTDYFADSEAKMVIKKPLEHFTEELKLLIGDTGGRIHE
- a CDS encoding MDR family MFS transporter, giving the protein MGLVLAGLLLGILMASMDNTIVATAIGDIVGKLGGLDKFVWVTSAYMVAEMAGMPIFGKLSDMYGRKRFFVFGIIVFMLGSALCGTATSIVQLSIYRAIQGIGGGALVPIAFTIMFDAVPAESRGKLGGLFGAVFGLSSIFGPLLGAYLTEYAAWEWVFYINLPLGLIAFVFIAFFYKESRQHQRQQIDWTGAVTLIGGVVCLMFGLELGGKTFAWDSWQIMLLLGGFVVLTAAFLLAELRAKEPIISFRMFRKQIYWSSNVIAIFSGAAFVTASLYIPIFIQGVLGGKATNSGLVLLPMMVGSVLTASTGGFLMNKLKYRTIMLPTLALLVVGLALLTTLGEDTGLWTVRAFMILVGLGIGASFSVLSNAAMFSVSPRDRGTASSTLNFLRSLGMTLGITVFGIIQSHLFSRKMEALAGSSADAAGSAGAAGNAAAGGGLPPGLDLSDPHTLLSPETRSQIPHQLLESITSALSSSIVHTFAWAVVPAALALVTAFFMGRDKLEPEQEQGEYSAMH
- a CDS encoding LLM class flavin-dependent oxidoreductase; this translates as MSGTSPSSNNLTKALLPTPQEPQHFQDSPLSKAFAQPLMLGLFLPLQTGGWSQSTLPRGTDWSFEYNTQLTQQAENLGFDIAFGLSQWLPKGGFGGETHYRENFLDPFISAVALASVTKRILLMGTIHVLYGPWHPMHLAKFLATADHISNGRFGANIVTGYAENEPSMFGMTRAEHDRRYAQSAEFTQICNALWAGEDNLTYNGGFYSLENAYVSPRPRYGRPVLATASGSPAGFDYASRYSDIVFVSSPAGEKLADALPKLPAHVAKVKDAAAARGRQVRVIINPTIIVRPTREEAFAYYQSIMDHADLGAIRNFTDRHSAGDSQSWLEHSARGRAVGGHLHIIGSPEEVAEQLQQLHAAGIDGIQITFYDYEPELAYFGEAVIPLLEQAGLRLPVSPMV
- a CDS encoding response regulator transcription factor; protein product: MDDYFIAVVDDDQHIRNLVEAYLIKESFRTIGLSSAEEAWELWRTDPPHLWVLDIMLPEMDGYELCRRIREQADVPIIIISAKDREVDKIMGLELGSDDYLVKPFSPRELVARVKRQLQRSYKQRQAEPASGSHLASSPVILQIGPLQLFPEERRAFWDKKEADLTLKEFALLQVFAQHPNRAFTREELLVLVWGDDYFGSDRAVDHLIKRLRKKIEHLPIEAVWGHGYRLRAEEGDKR
- a CDS encoding polymer-forming cytoskeletal protein; the protein is MNNQESQPIRNDLNISGISTTAGGVYRDVRIDGMAKVNGDLDCISLRINGTLGMKGSVKSEEITVNGMGTIDGPVEAAEIRIDGMFTLKGGVSCTGLDVNGKSKIEGRLQGDKINIGGEVTVKGDVQCEAFETEGNIKLDGLLNAETVDIRLHSLSTVREIGCERIDVRRIERGFWKNFSLMGGPRLKSEVIEGDDIFLEDTEAEMVRGTRVYIGRGCKIKRVEYKETLQTDGDALIGQSLQV
- a CDS encoding sensor histidine kinase; its protein translation is MKLVHQINLAFGLLLVVVLGATAVIIHFVLLDHLIDAQKQDMRTLSASVAGTLQNQASLTPVTKPGTPSGSFLPESALQGTAVPLAAGVQAIITDAAGNVVSGTLPAPVPLTQSSHSNQSNQSNQSNQPSQPSQSGQINPHGQSGQAGETLPGPVYQTEPLTISSEKLQALQTGKDSSYLVDVSAIPQGTLTLVTPVSKINALERTLFSRLLIVLGVGVGLVLLLSLLITRRLIQPLMKLREELKKVKERRFADVRKVKAGGEIGAVAQVVYELAGELDRYIRVQKHFFQNASHELKTPLMSISGYTEGIRDGVFEGEDMRRGLDIILSESGRLTRIVSEMTLLAKLDSEEDIFHPAPLTVKELLDETVERVNPLLVSKGLKLKVTYSKREAEQLRVWADRDKLLQAFLNVTLNAARYANDRIAIDVERGEDSLVVSITDDGQGIPEELLPHLFHRFVKGKNGENGLGLAISRAIVERCGGFIEAANRQEGGAVFTFRFPLIGRADKGAGAALPWDHEPGERSA